A single Candidatus Dormiibacterota bacterium DNA region contains:
- a CDS encoding aspartate aminotransferase family protein, translating to MSVLTPAQPALWAAGSEAGMAALEQALHAAAGCWRSAAAARGGPYSGASPDQLERLAAAVEVLPEEGRELSAVLEELGGLAIAHAVDPAHPRCAAHLHCAPLVAAVAADALVSASNPSLDSWDQAPIAGHLEQRVVGALARLAGLPDAADGVFTSGGTQSNLMALLLARDAAAAAEGRMVGVDGLGPEAARQRILCSEAAHFTVQRSASVLGLGSAAVETVAVDRDMRMRCDDLDERLERLAAEGLRPIALVATAGTTDFGSIDPLAELATRARRHRMWLHVDASYGGGLLLSDRHRGLLAGLELADSVAVDFHKLLWQPIACGLFLVRDHATLAPLAVEVPYLNAPPEEPEVGGWRMPHLLGRSLSTSRRFDALKLLVSLHTVGRRGLGELVDRTLALTAVAAERVGADPRLEAAHHPVLASLVFRYVPTPDRPQRSDRLNAAIRDRLLAEGRAVLGRTRVAGRTHLKLTLLNPAAGEAEIAALVELVAGTGAELETEP from the coding sequence ATGAGCGTGCTCACGCCGGCCCAGCCCGCCCTCTGGGCGGCCGGCTCGGAGGCGGGGATGGCGGCGCTGGAGCAGGCGCTCCACGCCGCCGCCGGGTGCTGGCGGTCGGCGGCGGCGGCCCGCGGCGGCCCCTACAGCGGCGCCTCCCCGGACCAGCTGGAGCGGCTGGCGGCCGCGGTCGAGGTGCTCCCCGAGGAGGGACGGGAGCTGTCCGCGGTGCTCGAGGAGCTCGGCGGCCTGGCCATCGCCCACGCCGTCGACCCCGCCCACCCCCGCTGCGCCGCCCACCTCCACTGCGCTCCGCTGGTCGCCGCGGTCGCCGCCGACGCGCTGGTGAGCGCCTCCAACCCCTCGCTCGACTCCTGGGACCAGGCGCCGATCGCCGGCCACCTCGAGCAGCGGGTGGTGGGCGCGCTCGCCCGCCTCGCCGGGCTGCCCGACGCTGCCGACGGCGTCTTCACCTCCGGCGGCACCCAGTCCAACCTGATGGCCCTGCTGCTCGCCCGCGACGCCGCCGCCGCCGCCGAGGGTCGGATGGTCGGGGTCGACGGGCTCGGGCCGGAGGCGGCGCGCCAGCGCATCCTCTGCTCCGAGGCCGCGCACTTCACGGTGCAGCGGTCGGCCTCGGTGCTCGGCCTCGGCAGCGCCGCGGTGGAGACGGTCGCGGTCGACCGCGACATGCGGATGCGCTGCGACGACCTCGACGAGCGGCTCGAGCGGCTCGCCGCCGAGGGGCTGCGGCCGATCGCCCTGGTGGCCACCGCCGGCACCACCGACTTCGGCAGCATCGACCCGCTCGCCGAGCTCGCCACCCGGGCCCGCCGCCACCGGATGTGGCTCCACGTCGACGCCTCGTACGGCGGCGGCCTGCTGCTGAGCGACCGCCACCGCGGACTGCTGGCCGGGCTCGAGCTCGCCGACTCCGTCGCCGTCGACTTCCACAAGCTGCTCTGGCAGCCGATCGCCTGCGGCCTCTTCCTGGTGCGCGACCACGCCACCCTGGCGCCGCTGGCGGTGGAGGTGCCCTACCTCAACGCCCCTCCCGAGGAGCCGGAGGTCGGCGGATGGCGGATGCCCCACCTGCTCGGCCGCTCGCTCTCCACCAGCCGCCGGTTCGACGCGCTGAAGCTGCTGGTCAGCCTCCACACCGTCGGCCGGCGCGGGCTCGGCGAGCTGGTCGACCGCACCCTGGCGCTCACCGCCGTGGCCGCCGAGCGGGTCGGGGCCGACCCCCGCCTCGAGGCGGCGCACCACCCGGTGCTGGCCTCGCTCGTCTTCCGCTACGTCCCCACGCCCGACCGTCCGCAGCGCTCCGACCGGCTCAACGCCGCCATCCGCGACCGGCTTCTCGCCGAGGGCCGGGCGGTGCTGGGCCGCACCAGGGTCGCCGGCCGCACCCATCTCAAGCTCACCCTGCTCAACCCCGCCGCCGGCGAGGCCGAGATCGCCGCGCTGGTGGAGCTGGTGGCCGGCACCGGCGCCGAGCTGGAGACGGAGCCCTGA
- a CDS encoding IucA/IucC family protein, with amino-acid sequence MTGLLNCFLREAGPATELAGDRLRVRLAHLGIDLEVGLRHHSATGHHLFDLPVRVRASAAAPPVALDPAALAALLGRELAAGDPRADPAGLVAAVTDSHRAVARFLAAAADATAAAPRPLTPFLRAEQSLLGGHPLHPTPKSRTPMTVAEIDAFSPELGAAFPLHWFAADRTLVLEDSALPEPATAVLASLLVDDERADPELRRLAARGDRALIPAHPWQADRLRWRPEVRALIDAGRLADHGPQGSPWSPTSSVRTAGRPGTAVMLKLSLGVRITNSVRLNLRKELARGVEVHRLLEAGLGTELAARFPGFGILRDPAWATLAGPTAGAESGFEVVIRENPFGEADEASVVAALCEPAPDGGPPPLAGHVHALARSRGTSLATAARAWFARYLEVAVDPILWLYGAEGIALEAHQQNGVVVLRDGLPAGFRYRDNQGYYFKRSHEARLRRLLPGLNAESDTVCDDAVADERLGYYLGVNHLLGLIGAFGRAGLADEADLLGDLARHLAAPDRAFPASPMVDTLLGSPRLRCKANLRTRLDDMDELVGPMESQSVYVEIPNPVRQAVGAMAWTS; translated from the coding sequence GTGACCGGCCTGCTCAACTGCTTCCTGCGCGAGGCCGGTCCCGCCACCGAGCTCGCCGGCGATCGGCTGCGGGTCCGGCTCGCCCATCTCGGCATCGACCTCGAGGTCGGGCTGCGCCACCACTCCGCCACCGGCCATCACCTCTTCGACCTCCCGGTGCGGGTGCGGGCCTCCGCCGCGGCGCCCCCGGTGGCCCTCGACCCCGCCGCACTGGCGGCGCTGCTCGGCCGTGAGCTCGCCGCCGGCGACCCCCGCGCCGACCCGGCGGGGCTGGTCGCGGCCGTGACCGACAGCCATCGCGCCGTCGCCCGCTTCCTCGCCGCCGCCGCGGACGCCACCGCCGCGGCGCCGCGCCCGCTCACCCCCTTCCTGCGCGCCGAGCAGTCGCTGCTCGGCGGCCACCCGCTGCACCCCACCCCGAAGAGCCGTACCCCGATGACGGTCGCCGAGATCGACGCCTTCTCGCCCGAGCTGGGCGCCGCCTTCCCGCTCCACTGGTTCGCCGCCGACCGCACGCTGGTGCTCGAGGACTCGGCGCTGCCGGAGCCGGCGACGGCGGTGCTCGCCAGCCTGCTCGTCGACGACGAGCGCGCCGACCCCGAGCTGCGCCGGCTGGCCGCACGAGGCGATCGCGCCCTGATCCCCGCTCATCCCTGGCAGGCGGACCGGCTGCGGTGGCGACCGGAGGTGCGCGCCCTCATCGACGCCGGGCGGCTGGCCGACCACGGCCCCCAGGGGTCACCCTGGTCGCCCACCTCCTCGGTCCGCACCGCCGGTCGGCCTGGCACCGCGGTGATGCTCAAGCTCTCGCTCGGGGTGCGGATCACCAACTCGGTGCGCCTCAACCTCCGCAAGGAGCTGGCCCGCGGGGTCGAGGTCCACCGCCTCCTCGAGGCCGGGCTGGGGACCGAGCTGGCCGCGCGCTTCCCCGGCTTCGGCATCCTCCGCGACCCCGCCTGGGCCACCCTCGCCGGGCCCACGGCGGGCGCCGAGTCGGGCTTCGAGGTGGTGATCCGGGAGAACCCGTTCGGCGAGGCGGACGAGGCCAGCGTGGTCGCCGCCCTCTGCGAGCCCGCGCCCGACGGAGGGCCGCCGCCGCTGGCCGGCCACGTCCACGCCCTGGCACGGTCGCGGGGCACCTCGCTGGCAACCGCCGCGCGGGCGTGGTTCGCCCGCTACCTCGAGGTCGCGGTCGACCCCATCCTCTGGCTGTACGGCGCCGAGGGCATCGCCCTCGAGGCCCACCAGCAGAACGGGGTGGTGGTGCTCCGCGACGGCCTTCCCGCCGGGTTCCGCTACCGCGACAACCAGGGCTACTACTTCAAGCGCTCCCACGAGGCCCGGCTGCGGCGGCTCCTCCCCGGCCTCAACGCCGAGAGCGACACCGTCTGCGACGACGCCGTCGCCGACGAGCGGCTCGGCTACTACCTCGGGGTCAATCACCTGCTCGGGCTGATCGGCGCCTTCGGGCGCGCCGGGCTCGCGGACGAGGCCGACCTCCTCGGCGACCTCGCCCGCCACCTCGCCGCCCCCGACCGCGCCTTCCCGGCATCGCCGATGGTCGACACCCTGCTGGGCAGCCCGCGGCTGCGCTGCAAGGCCAACCTGCGCACCCGCCTCGACGACATGGACGAGCTGGTCGGCCCGATGGAGAGCCAGTCGGTCTACGTGGAGATCCCCAACCCGGTCCGGCAGGCGGTGGGGGCGATGGCGTGGACGTCGTGA